A region from the uncultured Bacteroides sp. genome encodes:
- a CDS encoding 2-dehydropantoate 2-reductase yields the protein MDKANKTERCSYCGSIKKTGLRYLVVGTGGVGGSIAAFLWLADEEVTCIARGAQLAAIQSEGLRIKSSLKGQHNIPITACTAENYNGKADVIFVCVKGYSVDSIADLIGRAAHKDTIVIPILNAYGVGPKIQRMVPEVTVLDGCIYIVGFVSAPGEITQMGGIFRIVFGAHKGTRVSTELLETVQRDLQESGIKAEISPDIKRDTFIKWSFISAMACTGAYYDVPMGEVQKEGDIRNTFIGLSRESAALGAKLGISFDEDLVAYNLKVMNKLAPESTSSMQKDIERGHESEVQGLLFDMITMAEEQHLDVPIYKEIARKFSK from the coding sequence GGAAGCATTAAGAAAACAGGCCTCCGCTACCTGGTAGTAGGAACCGGAGGTGTGGGCGGAAGCATTGCCGCCTTTTTATGGCTGGCAGATGAAGAAGTGACATGCATTGCCCGCGGAGCACAGTTGGCCGCCATACAGAGCGAAGGGTTAAGAATAAAATCGAGTCTGAAAGGCCAGCACAACATACCCATAACAGCCTGTACGGCAGAGAATTACAATGGCAAAGCCGACGTGATTTTTGTTTGTGTAAAGGGCTATTCCGTAGACTCCATTGCCGACCTCATCGGCAGAGCGGCGCACAAGGACACAATCGTTATTCCCATACTCAACGCATACGGCGTAGGGCCCAAAATACAACGAATGGTACCCGAAGTTACCGTGCTGGACGGATGCATCTACATCGTAGGCTTCGTTTCCGCTCCGGGAGAGATCACCCAGATGGGCGGCATTTTCCGCATCGTATTCGGCGCACACAAAGGCACCCGGGTATCGACCGAACTGCTCGAAACAGTTCAGCGCGACCTGCAAGAGAGTGGCATCAAAGCCGAAATATCACCCGATATTAAGCGCGATACATTCATCAAATGGTCGTTTATATCGGCCATGGCCTGCACCGGCGCTTATTATGACGTGCCAATGGGAGAAGTACAGAAAGAGGGCGACATCCGCAACACCTTTATCGGCCTGTCTCGCGAGAGTGCGGCTTTGGGAGCCAAACTCGGCATCTCGTTTGATGAAGATTTAGTGGCCTATAACCTCAAAGTAATGAACAAGCTGGCCCCCGAAAGTACCTCCTCCATGCAAAAAGACATTGAGCGGGGACACGAGTCGGAAGTACAGGGATTATTATTCGACATGATAACCATGGCCGAGGAACAACACCTTGACGTTCCTATCTACAAGGAAATCGCTCGAAAATTCAGCAAATAA
- a CDS encoding sugar O-acetyltransferase, producing the protein MDRGETEKQKMFAGEPYNALCEELVAIRTKAKRILHRLNVTEYYTDKFQDIINELCPNSAKDLHLEPPFYCDYGDHIYAGKEVFINFGAVILDGAKVTIGMHTLIAPGVHIYTAQHPQEADERDKWENCKPVTIGERCWIGGHATICPGVTIGDRSVIGAGSVVTKDIPADSLAVGNPARVIRKLNQTKDKKV; encoded by the coding sequence ATGGACAGAGGAGAGACAGAAAAGCAGAAAATGTTTGCGGGCGAACCCTACAATGCGCTTTGCGAAGAGCTGGTAGCCATACGCACCAAAGCGAAAAGAATACTCCACAGACTAAACGTTACGGAGTATTATACGGACAAGTTTCAGGATATAATCAATGAACTCTGCCCCAATTCCGCCAAAGACCTGCATCTGGAACCTCCTTTCTATTGCGACTACGGAGATCACATCTACGCCGGAAAAGAAGTATTCATCAACTTCGGAGCGGTGATTTTAGACGGTGCCAAAGTAACCATCGGCATGCATACGCTGATTGCTCCCGGAGTGCACATCTATACCGCCCAACATCCACAAGAAGCCGACGAACGCGATAAATGGGAGAATTGCAAGCCCGTTACCATCGGTGAGCGTTGCTGGATAGGCGGACATGCCACCATCTGCCCCGGAGTCACCATCGGAGATCGCTCGGTGATCGGTGCCGGTTCGGTAGTAACTAAAGATATTCCGGCCGACTCGCTGGCCGTAGGAAACCCGGCGCGGGTTATCAGAAAATTAAATCAAACGAAAGATAAAAAAGTATGA